CCCCAGTCGTTAGATAACTCTTGTAAAGTACGAAACTTTTCTCCAGCAACTAACCCGCTTGGATCCACAAACTTCAGCGGATTATTCTCACAATAAACGTACCAGTTAGAGCCGCTCTTTGCCGGGTCCTCACTGATAAACCTCCCAATACCCGGGTCCTCACTGATAAACCTCCCAATACCCGGGTCATAATACCGGTTCCTAAGGTAAATAAACCCTGTCTCGCCGTCGATATACTCCCCGCAGTAACGATACGGATTATCCGCCGTCCCACTGTTCGTGAGCTGCTTGCCGAACACGTCGTAATCATACGTCCTCACAGTCGCGCCGTTTTGCAGAACCGCCGTCGTGTCACCGTGAACGTCTTTCATCAAATACAGCGGCGCCGCTGTGCCCACCTTTCTTGACACAATCCCACCATTGCCAATGGTGTTCTTTGCCGTAAACGACGTCCCTTTAGACTCGTTTACCGTATAGCCCCTGTCCCAATAATAGTGAGTGGTTACGAGGCCCACCGTCTTCGACGCACGGCTCGTAAGCCCCTGAGCGTTCGAATATTCATTCTGTTGCCGAAAAATCCCTTTAAATACAATCCCGCCACTATAAATAAACTATCATCATTTTTGAACGCAAACCAAAGGACGCGAGGGGTGATTCAAATAAAATAACTTAACTTCTCTTTGTTAAAATAATAGAATCGCCCCTTTGCATCGTGACTCACCATCAATATGTCTGTAATCAGTTCTTTGCTTTCAAAGTGCCGTTATTAGAACTGTCCTTTTTATACTTATTCAGGCAGTTTATACTCCTTAAATCTAAGTTATCATAATTAAATTTTGTAATAACTTCAAGTGGAATAACAGTTAAACCATCCTCATCCCCAAAGTCTGTAAATTTTTGCATTGTTACAAATGATTCTGATATAGAGTAAACGGAACCAATAACATCATCACCGCCTAAAACATTTATCGCCATCATTTTTTTTGTTCTCATCGCTTCATTCATAGCCGCAACAAAAATACCTTTTTCACTGCATAAATTCAATTGCTCATGTTTTTTCAGATTTTGATTCTGTAAATATTCTACTTTTTTTTCGTATACCCCGTCAAAGTCAATCCGAAAAATATTCTCTATTTTGCGAAAAATATATCCGTCTTCAAATCCTTCCGGTGTAATATGCGCCATCGCCATCCAGCATTCATCAAATTGATGAATATACCCAACAGAACATGTGGAAGGTTCCTCTATATCAGAAAAAACGGACACCAACCTTTGGGATGATTTTAACATTTCTAAAAGCTTTAAATAATCATTCATTTGCTCACCTTCTTGATTTCCAATTTTGTTTTTGTTTTTTCTTTTCCGTTTGCCGTCCAGGCCTTGGTTTCGTATGTTTATCATTAGTTCTACTTTTGCTTCCATTTAATTTTGTATGCTCAGCAGCAAAAACAATAGCGACTGTAACTACAGCAGTTACCACATATATAGCGCCCGCAATCACAGTTGCACTTTTGCCAGCTGGATCAAAATTGCGTATTGGATTATTCATACAATAAACATATAAGTTAGAGCTTTGTCTTATTGATTTTAGATCTGGCTGCTTTTTTATATTATATATGCTAAGGTTTTAAACGGATGTTACGGGAACATCATATTTTATTTCGAAAAAATCCGTTTTTAATTGTTGGTCATCATCATCTTGATTAATACAGGGAGTAAGTTTATTTTGGATAACTTCTTGTGTTTCGTCTATTAAATATTTAAATTCTGACGTGTCGTTATCCCCATAAATCATATTCGCCGGGTTCCAATACGGGTCCTCACTGATAAACCTCCCAATACTCGGGTCGTAGTAGCGGTTTCTAAGGTAAATAAACCCTGTCTCGCCGTCGATATACTCCCCACAGTAACGATACGGATTATCCGCCGTCCCGCTGCTCGTGAGCTGCTTGCCGAACGCGTCGTAATCATACGTCCCCACTGTCGAGCCACTTTGCAGAACCGCTGTCGTGTCACCGTGAACGTCTTTCATCAAATACATCGGCGTAGCCGTGCCCAACTTTCTTGACACAATCCCGCCGCCTCCAATGGTGTTCTTCGCGGTAAAGTTCGTTCCGTCGGACTCGTTTGCCGTAAACCCTCTGTCCCAATAAAACCTTGTCGTTACGCCGCCCACCGTCTTCGACGCGCGATACCCTTCCGCGTCATACGTATATTCCGCCTTCGTCACGTTGTTCTCTTTATACGCAATCATTTGGCTCCGGTCGTTATACCAATAGCTCTTTGTCAGCAAATTCGTTCCCAGCGTTTCCTTTTTGCTCTTTAACGACCCGTCGTTCGTATACGCTGTAAACAATTCCGATGATGACATCGACTTTGTCACGCCTCCCGTTGTCCCGGTGATAGACTCCGACCGCGTTTGAAGCTGGTTCTGCGCGTTGTACATCATCGTTACCTTGTGTGATTTGATGTTCGTAAACTCATAGCTTGCCCCTGCGTTCGTCAGCGTGTAACTCGTTGCCGGTGCATATGTCATTACCTTTGACGTTATATTGCCGTTTGCGTTAAAACCATAGGTGGCCGTTGTGCCAAATTTGTCCGTCGAGGTCTTCAGCCTGTTTACTTCATCATACGTATATGCATTGGCCACAACCCCGTCTTCTGTTTCCTGAAGCAGATTCCCGTTGTCATCATAAACGTAGTTATAAGGCACGCTGCTAGAACCAATCTTTCTTGTAACCTGTGTAATCTCTCCTGCATTGTTATACGTATAATCCTGCGTATTGCTGCTCGACCCATACGTCACCCGGCTCACTAACCCCTGGGCGTTCGAATACTGATACGATATGTCAACCCCATCTCCCCAAACCAACGCTAACCGGTTTGCATTGTCATAAGAATAGTTCGTCACCTTGCCGGAATAGTCCGTCACCTTGTCTACATTCTTCGCCTTGTCATATTCATACGTAATCGTCTTCCCGTCCGGCATCGTCTTCGTGTGCAAAAGGTTGTTCCCGGTGTACGTGTAGCTCGTAATCTCTCCGCCGTCGTTTATCTCCGCAATATTCAGCCAGTGGTAAATCGTTGCTATAATTATACTAATTATATAATGAAATGTCAATTGGAATCAATGTTACTTTTCAATGAGAATGATCTTTTATCGGGGCTATAATAGAAACAATAGGGTAGTCTAACGACTACCCTATTGTGTTCTTTGTTCATCCAAAGAATAATTTTTAATGTGTTTATCAAGTTACAATTAGGCAGCGTCCCCTTAACCAAGCCCCATGCTAACAATAAGCCAATCTGAGTCCTCGTGTTTTTTTATTAAATAAAAATTTGTTTCATTTATTCCACTGCGAGTGGTTGAACCAAACTCACCCTTAAATTGTATATCATATTTTGCTCTTACCATAGATACCTGATAAGGTGGGGAACTATAAACTTCTTTATAATCAAAGAAAATTTTGTTTGAATCTTTTTCTTCTTGTAAATTAATAACCTTTACCGATATTAATTTATTAAAATCCAATTCTGCTCCATTTGATCTATGGGATGGATGGGTTATAGAATTTATTTTTTTTATGTTCTTATCGTTATATTGCTCAAAATAATAGTTTACTGTTTCTTCGGGTGACATGCCATGAGGTCGAGTTGGAATATAAAGTGTATAACATAAAATAATTAGTAAAACGAGAACAGAAATAATTATAAGCACGCGAAATTTCAATCTTTACACCTCCTTTATGCATCGTCATTCATTCTGATAATAACAACCGGATTTTCTATTACCTCTGCTAGGGATTGGTGATTCCGCTGATTTGAATGGGCGTTATAATATATATCGGTTTCCGTTACATCTGTTATAATCGTTGCATGAGTTGGCTGACCATTTTCATCACAGAAATATAGTAAATCGCCAGGGCGAACATTTTGATATTTTGCCGCAATTTTTACACCTGATGCTGACCACACTGTAAATTTTCCGGTACTATAACCAAAACTTGGATCACTAAAAATACGGTATTGTTCACTTGCAACCGTCCAACTCGCGGACCAACTTCCAATATATTTTCCTGCTATACCAATAACAAAATTCATATACCAATTATCATCTTGCTGCACTTTACCTGCTTTTAAACAGTAAGATACAAAGTTAGCGCAATCATGACCTTGGTAATAAGGATGATTACTACTAAATATTTTTTCAATAAAATATGTTTTCGCAAACCTTACCGCCTTATCTCTATCATACAACCCCCAAATATCATCGCGATTAATCGGATTGTTCCTGCAATACACATACAAATTTGAACTCTGCACAATCGCCGCAAAATCAGGCAATCCCCGCTCGCCATTATCCCCATAAATCATATTCGCCGGGTTCCAATACGGGTCCTCACTGATAAACCTCCCAATACTCGGGTCGTAGTAGCGGTTTCTAAGGTAAATAAACCCTGTCTCGCCGTCGATATACTCCCCACAGTAACGATACGGATTATCCGCCGTCCCGCTGCTCGTGAGCTGCTTGCCGAACGCGTCGTAATCATACGTCCCCACTGTCGAGCCACTTTGCAGAACCGCTGTCGTGTCACCGTGAACGTCTTTCATCAAATACATCGGCGTAGCCGTGCCCAACTTTCTTGACACAATCCCGCCGCCTCCAATGGTGTTCTTCGCGGTAAAGTTCGTTCCGTCGGACTCGTTTGCCGTAAACCCTCTGTCCCAATAAAACCTTGTCGTTACGCCGCCCACCGTCTTCGACGCGCGATACCCTTCCGCGTCATACGTATATTCCGCCTTCGTCACGTTGTTCTCTTTATACGCAATCATTTGGCTCCGGTCGTTATACCAATAGCTCTTTGTCAGCAAATTCGTTCCCAGCGTTTCCTTTTTGCTCTTTAACGACCCGTCGTTCGTATACGCTGTACACAATTCCGATGATGACATCGACTTTGTCACGCCTCCCGTTGTCCCGGTGATAGACTCCGACCGCGTTTGAAGCTGGTTCTGCGCGTTGTACATCATCGTTACCTTGTGTGATTTGATGTTCGTAAACTCATAGCTTGCCCCTGCGTTCGTCAGCGTGTAACTCGTTGCCGGTGCATATGTCATTACCTTTGACGTTATATTGCCGTTTGCGTTAAAACCATAGGTGGCCGTTGTGCCAAATTTGTCCGTCGAGGTCTTCAGCCTGTTTACTTCATCATACGTATATGCATTGGCCACAACCCCGTCTTCTGTTTCCTGAAGCAGATTCCCGTTGTCATCATAAACGTAGTTATAAGGCACGCTGCTAGAACCAATCTTTCTTGTAACCTGTGTAATCTCTCCTGCATTGTTATACGTATAATCCTGCGTATTGCTGCTCGACCCATACGTCACCCGGCTCACTAACCCCTGGGCGTTCGAATACTGATACGATATGTCAACCCCATCTCCCCAAACCAACGCTAACCGGTTTGCATTGTCATAAGAATAGTTCGTCACCTTGCCGGAATAGTCCGTCACCTTGTCTACATTCTTCGCCTTGTCATATTCATACGTAATCGTCTTCCCGTCCGGCATCGTCTTCGTGTGCAAAAGGTTGTTCCCGGTGTACGTGTAGCTCGTAATCTCTCCGCCGTCGTTTATCTCCGCAATATTCAGCCAGTGGTCATAGGTGTAGCTGATGGTCGTGCTGCCCACCGTCTTGGAGCGCAGCAAGCCCCCGGTGTACGTTAACGCTACAGTATCATACGTATACTGCGTCACGTTCCCCGATTTGTCTTTGCTCTTAAGCGGCCTTTCATCAAATTTGTAATACGACACATATCTGCTCTTGTTCAGCGCATCTGTTTCCACATTCAAACGCCCCAGCGTGTCGTAAGTGTACGTCGTCACGCCGCCGCCGGGAAGCGTCTGCTTCGTCACGTTCCCAAAGGAATCATATTCATAGCTTGTGCTCTGATTTAATCCATTTGTAACCTTCGTCATATTCCCCATTTTGTCATAGGTATATGTCGTCGTTACACCCTTCGGGTCGGTTACAGAACTTATATTCCCCATATGGTCATAAACCGTCTGCGTCGTTCGAAAGCTGTCCTGTGTGGTATATGCCTTTTCCATCACCGGGCGCCCGGCCACGTCAAACGTAATGTCCTTAAACTTTTTGCTGTAATATCTCGACTTGTTTGTTATGCTGGTTGTCAGCTCATAGTCATCATAGCTGCGCTCCTGACCATTCACAGTATAAAGGCCGTTCAAAACCTCTTTCACTGTTTCGCGGTCATAGGGGTCATAATAAATCCTTGTTTTGTTGTCCTTTCCGTCACAAATGTTTGACAGCCGGTGGCCGTAATAAACAAACGTAGAAACCGTTTGCTCCTTCTCTGCACTCGACGCCGAATCTTTATACCGTTCCGCCCGCTTTATCACCCTGCCCAAATCATCGTAATATTCTACATACGTGCAGCTTGAATTTAAATACGTTCCATACGCGCTGTGCTCGTTAAACCCATACTTAATCTCCGTTTTGTTCACGCCGCTGCCTAACGTATACGTATATTCCTTCGTCATAAAGTTCGGCGCTTCTTCGCTTAAAATCCAGCCGTTCGCCTGATACGTATTCACCGTTTTCAAGTCGTCCTGTGTTGTTTTTAACAGCCGCCCGCTGGTGTCATATTCATATGTTACCACAGCATTCCCCAAATTTGCACTTACAAAACTTGCGTTTAATCCGGTAATATTTTTCGTTGTCTTTTTGGTTACATAAGCGTTTCTGCCGTTTGCGCTCGATGTGGTATTATATTCATATGCATAATCCCTTAATACCTTGCTTGTACCGTTTCTTGTTTCCGTCAGTGTTTCGCCAACAACATTGCCCGGATAAGTGGAATCATAGGTATATGCCGTATCAAGAGTCCTGTCGCCATACGCCGTGCTCGTACTCGCCATTTTCTTTTTGTCGCTGGAAAGCACATTGGTCGTAACAAGCGCATTTGCCGTCCCTGCATACTGCGTCACCTTCGTCGGAATAAAATAAGGTGAACTGGAATATTCATAGGTGGTTGTGTTGCCCAGCTTGTCCGTCACATAAAGCGGCGCATCGTGCTTGTCTACATACGCATAACTTTCCGAATACAGCTGCTTCACATTCGCGCCTTTATATACTTTATATATCTTGCCGGTCTGCTGCTTATAGCTGTTATACGTATATTCCGTGCTTTTTTTATACACCAAATCGGTGTTGTCCGTCAAAATTACTTTTTCAAATCCCCCAAAGGATTTTAAAACGCCGGAATTATTGTTATAAAATAACCCAATATGCAGCGAAGTCATACCTGCCACTACACGAACTTCTTTTGTGGGGAACAGCCTTTCCGCATAAAGCGCCGGCGCTCCGGGGCTAGACATGGTTATTTTATTCACCTTGTTATACAATCCATTCTCTTTTACTAAATAATAAAGATTGTCCTTCGTATCAGGATAGAGCAAGCCCCCCGCCGGCAAACTGGTCAACGTACACAGGCTGGTTAATGTCCCCGCATCGTAATTTACCTCATAAAGCGTTGAATCCGAATAAACAAACGCCTTGTTGTAGCTGGCAGCACCCCGCAATACGCTGGACAGCCCGGAAATTGTTTTCGTCACAACCGCAGAGGTAGCAGGCGTATATTTTATCATGGTGTTGGTGTTCCCTACCCTATAAAACAGACTGCCGCCCTGCGAATATAAATAGGTAATATCAGCACTTGTCGTTATGGCCGTGCTGGTAATCGAACTCCAGGGATCTTCTGTAAGCGATGCATTCGGATCAAACCGAATCGACTGAAATCCGCTTGCTGTGCATGTGTCATAGGTGAACATCGTGCCGCTGTAATAAAATTTTGAAAAGTCAATGGTGCTGCCGATGTACGGAACAGCAAACCGTTCAATCACATCATTATACGTGCTATAACGATAAACAATGATGCCGCTTTCCCCACCTATACTTTCTCCAAGATCATTATAATTTGTAACGCCGCTAGAGAAGATATAAATATAACCGTTAACCGTCTTCACTGCTTTTATATTCAGTTTTTTATTGTCCAATACATTTAAAAACTCAACGTTTCCCTCTTCGTCTGTCCGATAGATAACGGTTCTGCATTTATGTTTGGCATCATCGTTAACAAAGGCCTGCTGCTGCGCCTCTACCCGATAAAGCGAATTATATACCATCACATTCCATGAGGTACTGCCTCCGCTCTCTGCAAATAGCGTCACCAAATTGTCTGCATCATAGGTCTGCTCCCGAACCATGTTGTGGTCCCGGTCAAATGTATAAACCGTCTGATATTCAGGAAACTGAACAACCGTATGGTACTGCATATCCGCATTAATCTGGTCGTGCGTATCGTTGTCTCCCGGAATATACCCGAACGGATACCCGGAATAATCATTTTCATATTTGTAGCGGATTCTATAGCCCGAGGAATCGGTTTTGCTGCTTAATTTATACACCTGATACCAGTCATAGAAATAACCGCCGCCAATTAACTTTTGGCTATACATTCTTCGGGCAATTGTATAGTCATAAGCAGACCAGCCGCCGGTAGGATACGTCACTTTTTCTAAAAGTATACACGACCCCATATGGTTATAACGAATATCAAATAAATCATAGCGATCCATTTGAAACGACTGCTTTTCAACATATTCATAGCGCGTTTGATATCCAGACGCATCCTCAACCGAGGTCAAAATGTAGGCTCTTCCCTTAGATGTGTCAATCGTATCCAGCTGCAATTTCGCCAAAACTTGTTCCTCAAACCGAAACGTAATCGAATCAATCCGCTTGCCGGAATACTTTACACTATGGCCATATTCAACATCAATCACGCGTCCGGTGCTGTCCGTTATCCTTTTTAAGGCATTTAACTTGCGGCTGCAATAATTTTCGTCAAACCGATAGCTGAAAAACGAACCGCTGTAATACGCAATTTCTCCATATTCAAAACAAATCTCGTTTCCAAATCTATCTGTAATGCTCACAATGTTCCCATATTGTTTGTCAAACCGCTCCACACGCCCGTTTGCATATGTCAACACATATTCATTCTTAGCAGTATCTTCTGTCAATACCATGTCCTGCAAATCGTAATTTTTCAAGGTAAGGTCAGAATTAATTTCATAAGCGCCGCCATCTGCAAGACATAAACTATACTTCTTTTTATAGCCATAAACTTCCTTAATGTTGTCGTTTGCAATATGAATGTTCGAAAAATTAAAAATCCAGCCTGCGGCAAACTGCCTGTAATTTAGCTCGCTGCTAATTCCCTTAACTTCAAACTCGTCCACCGTATTCACCGCGTCCGACGAGTTGTAGCGAATGGCTACATCCAAATCCAAACCATTCCTGCCGGGAAAAGAAAACAAAGACTTTGCATACATCAAATCCCCGGTTTTCAAGGAAACAGAATCGTTGTTCCCGCTTTCAAAATACATGGGCGAACTCACCGTGTCCACTTCAAAAACTGAGTCCGATTCGTCAGCCGATGCCGAAGCCAAAGCCGCATCCGACATCTCACCCACCATACTCTGATGCGCAGCAGCCATAAACGGCTGCGCCTCGTCATTTGCCTGCTCCGGCGGCAAATAGGAATAGTTGTTGTTGATAATGTCAACCATTCCTGCGCCTTCTTCCGGAGCAAATGAACTTGCCCTCTCATTCTCTTTCATAATAATTCCTCCCTCTGTCGTTGCCTGTTCCGTCGTTTGCATACTTTCGTTACATCCCCTTGTGTTCATACTATCACTTGTGTTTTCATTTGTCAACTAAGTTTTCAATTAATCCATTTGATTTCTAATGAAAAGCCTCCTTTACATTCAATCTACAATCAATATACAGCAGTCCACCCCCCACTTATCACCTGTTTTTTCCCATAATCAAAAGACTGCCGAAGAAACCAATTTTTTTGCCTTACTTCGCTAAATGGAAAAAGCAGGGAGCAAAACGCTCCCCGCCATCACCATGTTTTACCCTTGTTTGGACTCTACACAAAATCAGAAGCAGACCTGTAATTTGCACTAAAGTTACCAGTTTAAATTGTAAAATAGATTGCTTACGGTGGTAAAGTTGATAGTTGCATAAGTTGTTGATTTATTCTAAAGAGTGCTGTATAATAGCAGATACGGAGCATATAATAAAATATATCTTCCGTATTTCAACATTATGAACCGCAAATATTGACAAATTCAATTTTTCGTGATACAATAATGATGAAGATAAGGTGCGGGGGTAATACCTTTCCAAATAAAGAAGTCCCAACGGAAGATAAGCCCTTGCGTTTCGGCGCAAGGGCTTTTATCATAATAAAGGAAAAATGCGTATTTCTTTTGCTCTGTTGGAAACGCCATTATCCGTCAGAACCCTTGCCATTGACCATATTTCTTGTGATATATTTGATTCAACCATTATTTTGCTCCTCTTCATCGGTATTCTCCACAAGTCTTACATGAAATTGTTTAGGATATATTGAAAATCGCTTACTGTATTCCTCGCTTTTTCGTTTATCTTCTTCCTCTTCTTTTTTGCTATAATGTTCTCGCAAAAAAGATATTACTGCAATTTTCTTTTCAATTTTACTTAAAAGCCATAAATATTTAGAGCGTAAGCCTTCATCAATCTCCTTATTCAAATACGAATTACACATTGCTTGTAATTGGTCAAAATATGTTATTAAATCTATACCCATCATGCTAATCTCTAAGTAATCAATATAATATAAGCGGTCATCATCCGTTTTATATGGTTTGACAAGACCTTCCATCTCTGCAAACATATATTTTGTATTTTTAAGACCATCCTCCAAAAGTTCACCACTAAAAACTATACGCGGATGTTTTGCCAAATTACTTTCCAAAAGATATGCTTTTGATAGTCCTTCTCCATAGATGATATCGTTTTCATGAAAAAGGGCACCTTTGGCAACTCCCCCTCTTAACAAAATTGGAGCTTCTCTGTTTGCAAGTGAACTTTGAAGGTTCTTACAAATGTCAATTAACACAGCAAACGCATCTTCCACACTTGCTTTAATATAAACAATTACACTATCAGAAAGAATGGTATGATGTATATGCTGGTAGGCTTGAATTTCAACGCCATTTAGGTTTAAATGTCCTCGTGTTTTTTTATGTAATATATCAAAAATTTGATATATAGACTCGCAAGAAGCGGTCCTTAATAATTCTTTAAATCCAAGAATATCTAAATATGCAACATAATACTCATCATATTTTATCATTCGTTTCACAACTTTCCTTTATGAATTTCCTTTTTTACTCCCGTATATTATCGATTAAATAATTCTGAATTCATTTTCATCCGAAAATGCAGGGTGCTTAAATAACGCTCCTAAGTTTTCTAATGTACTTGTTACCATTTGAAATACTTGGCTTCTTCCAAAACAGTCTCGTTCTTTATAAAATGATTCCTATTCATTTAGAATCTCATTCAAAATTTTTAAATGTCTTTCTTCGTTATATATTACTTTCCCATATGTCATATGGATTAACCCTGTAATAGGCATCGCCACACGGAACGATAGTCCACCCGAAATTCCTTGATTATACATCTACACGCACTCCCTCATTGATCACATTGCGATAAAAAGGCATGACTTCCCGATATCGTTCACATGTAGGCTTATCCTGCAATTCCACAGAAAGTAAAGCGACATATTTTAAATCAATATCACTCGCCATTGCAGATACCGTTCTGCGGTAACGCGATCATTCCGTTTTATCCATATTTACCAATGCAAAAACGTCAATATCAGATTCACTGTCATAACCTCCGTGTGCATACGAACCATAAAGCAAAAAATTTTCAAGCTTTTTGCCGAATATATTTTTTAGTCCCACACCCGCCTCCTTAAGTAAAACGTTGAGCGTGCTTTGATTGCACATGAGCCTACCCTACCTTCTATGCAAATATATTTTATGGTTATATTATATCAGTATCTTAACCAAAAAGCAATTATTGTGTCAAAAAGCTCCCTCATCTAAAATAAATATGCTGTATTTACTTAAAAATATTTGACTTTATACAACTTCCTTTTTCTTTTTGCATTCTTTTAAAATTACGCCTCCAGCAAATCGTCAAACGTAATCCGCTTTTCTTTGCTCCCGCCGGACATACGCAAAATCCTGTCAAACGCATTATTTTCCTGTGTCTGCATAGAATAACTATTGACAGATGTTTCCCCTTGTGATACACTGTCAATAGGAGTTGACTTGCTTACGTGTGTAACGCCGTTATCGGCGGCTGCGTCAAGATGGTGGGTCAACTCCATTTCTATTACTTCATGTAAATAAAATTTGTTGTTCATGTTACTTCCGGGATAAGCCTTAACCACAACACCCAATGCGCGTGGTTGTCCCATAACTGTTCCGTTGGCAGCTATAAGATATGTGTCATATCCACGATTTTTCCAGTTTTTTTCAAAATCAAAGATAGTTCCTTTTTCAATCACATCTTTAATTGCTCCAACTGCTTTAAGCTTTTCACTGCTTGTTCCATGAAACACAGTAGATTTTGCACCGCGTTTTGAAAGCTCAACCACTCCAATTTCCGGGTTTACTGCTTTGTTTCCAATAGAGTTAAAATAATTTCCAATTGCTTCCGAAGCTTTCTCCCCCAGCCCGTCAAGAACATTTTTTTTAACATGAAATACTTTTGGCTGCCTTGCAATGTCTTGTAAATGCTCTTTCAATTTGGAGATTATTCCTGCCGCATCTGATTCAGCGCTATCAGCATGATACAGCACGAATGCATTTCCTGTTTCCTCCCCTGCAAACACCACGTCGTCATTCGGCTCCGCGCTTGCGGGAAACGTTTCCCTCCGCTCTTCTTCCGTTAAATCTGCCCGGCGCTCCACGTCCCGTGCCTCAATCTCTCCCGCAGTGTTTTCATAGAGCCGCTCCGCTTCCTTAGCAGAAATGCCGCTTCTCTCCCTCCAATAATCCGGCGAAGAACCAAAGCTAAACCCTTCTTCGTCCTGAACCGCGTGCTGAATTTCGTGAAGCAGCGTTTGCCGAAGCTTCGCTCCGTTTGCCTGCGGGCTTAAATAAATTGTTTTTGTGCCCGGGTCAAACGCCGCTTTTCCCATTCCAATTGCATGATAGTCCGACTTCACCAAAACCTCTTTTAAAGCGGGATACGCTTCAAACAGCAAATCATAAGAAATCACGTCCGATAAAGGCGCAGAAAGCTCCCCGCGGGATGCCGCTTGCCGCAGCCGTAAAAATTCGTCCGACTCCGCATCGCTTAACCCCTCCGTCATAGACTGAAAGTTCAATTCACTAATCCTTAAAACGTCACAAATCT
This portion of the Congzhengia minquanensis genome encodes:
- a CDS encoding RHS repeat-associated core domain-containing protein translates to MGLVTTHYYWDRGYTVNESKGTSFTAKNTIGNGGIVSRKVGTAAPLYLMKDVHGDTTAVLQNGATVRTYDYDVFGKQLTNSGTADNPYRYCGEYIDGETGFIYLRNRYYDPGIGRFISEDPGIGRFISEDPAKSGSNWYVYCENNPLKFVDPSGLVAGEKFRTLQELSNDWG
- a CDS encoding RHS repeat-associated core domain-containing protein, which encodes MHTKTMPDGKTITYEYDKAKNVDKVTDYSGKVTNYSYDNANRLALVWGDGVDISYQYSNAQGLVSRVTYGSSSNTQDYTYNNAGEITQVTRKIGSSSVPYNYVYDDNGNLLQETEDGVVANAYTYDEVNRLKTSTDKFGTTATYGFNANGNITSKVMTYAPATSYTLTNAGASYEFTNIKSHKVTMMYNAQNQLQTRSESITGTTGGVTKSMSSSELFTAYTNDGSLKSKKETLGTNLLTKSYWYNDRSQMIAYKENNVTKAEYTYDAEGYRASKTVGGVTTRFYWDRGFTANESDGTNFTAKNTIGGGGIVSRKLGTATPMYLMKDVHGDTTAVLQSGSTVGTYDYDAFGKQLTSSGTADNPYRYCGEYIDGETGFIYLRNRYYDPSIGRFISEDPYWNPANMIYGDNDTSEFKYLIDETQEVIQNKLTPCINQDDDDQQLKTDFFEIKYDVPVTSV
- a CDS encoding DUF4829 domain-containing protein; this encodes MKFRVLIIISVLVLLIILCYTLYIPTRPHGMSPEETVNYYFEQYNDKNIKKINSITHPSHRSNGAELDFNKLISVKVINLQEEKDSNKIFFDYKEVYSSPPYQVSMVRAKYDIQFKGEFGSTTRSGINETNFYLIKKHEDSDWLIVSMGLG